One part of the Thermus thermamylovorans genome encodes these proteins:
- a CDS encoding SDR family NAD(P)-dependent oxidoreductase, with translation MGAFKGVGALVTGGASGIGRAVALALAREGARVAVADLNGEGAARVAEAARALEAEALPISMDVRLKESVVKGVEAALRAFGELEVLVNAAGVDRIAPFLETEEPLWEEILAVNFKGVLHVCRQVLPQMVARGRGAIVNVASDAGRVGSSGEAVYSGAKGAVIAFTKALAREVARYGVRVNAVAPGLTDTPLLHALRQGHEGLFEAMVRATPMRRLAQPEEVAEAVLFLASAKAGFITGQTLSVSGGLTMC, from the coding sequence ATGGGAGCATTTAAGGGAGTGGGGGCCTTGGTGACGGGCGGGGCCTCAGGGATTGGACGGGCCGTGGCCTTGGCTTTGGCCCGGGAAGGAGCTAGGGTGGCGGTGGCCGACCTCAACGGGGAAGGGGCAGCCCGGGTGGCCGAAGCGGCCAGAGCTCTGGAGGCCGAGGCGCTTCCCATTTCCATGGACGTCCGCTTGAAGGAGAGCGTGGTCAAAGGTGTGGAAGCAGCCTTGAGGGCCTTTGGCGAGCTGGAGGTCTTGGTGAACGCAGCAGGGGTGGACCGGATCGCACCCTTTTTGGAAACCGAAGAACCGCTCTGGGAGGAGATCCTTGCCGTGAACTTCAAAGGGGTTCTGCACGTTTGCCGCCAGGTGCTGCCCCAAATGGTGGCCAGGGGCAGGGGAGCCATTGTGAACGTGGCCTCGGACGCAGGGCGGGTAGGGAGTTCGGGAGAAGCGGTCTACTCGGGAGCCAAAGGTGCGGTGATCGCCTTCACCAAGGCCCTGGCCCGGGAGGTGGCCCGATACGGCGTTCGGGTTAACGCCGTGGCCCCAGGGCTCACAGATACCCCTCTTCTCCACGCCCTACGCCAGGGGCACGAGGGGCTCTTCGAGGCCATGGTCCGGGCCACCCCCATGCGGCGCCTGGCCCAGCCAGAGGAGGTAGCAGAGGCGGTGCTCTTTCTAGCCTCCGCAAAGGCCGGCTTTATCACTGGCCAAACCCTGAGCGTCAGCGGCGGGCTCACCATGTGTTAG
- a CDS encoding enoyl-CoA hydratase/isomerase family protein, with protein sequence MDITTLGNRYPSLGFAWPRPGVLEIAFGGEKLNAMGPALHRELSRVWRDLEAQEEVRAVLLRGEGGVFSAGGSFALIEEMRASHEALMRVLWEARELVLGPINFPRPVVAAVEGVAVGAGLALVLAADVAVAGKGAKLLDGHLRLGVAAGDHAVLLWPLLVGLAKAKYHLLLNEPLTGEEAERLGLVALAVEDGEVYAKALEVATRLAEGPKEALSLTKHALNGWLRTFVPHFEVSLALEFLGFSGKELEEGLKALKEKRPPKFP encoded by the coding sequence ATGGATATCACGACCCTGGGAAACCGGTACCCAAGCCTGGGCTTCGCCTGGCCCCGGCCGGGGGTGCTGGAGATCGCCTTTGGGGGGGAAAAGCTCAACGCCATGGGCCCCGCTCTCCACCGGGAGCTTTCCCGGGTGTGGCGGGACCTCGAGGCCCAGGAGGAGGTCCGGGCCGTCCTCCTCCGGGGGGAAGGCGGGGTCTTCTCCGCCGGGGGTTCCTTCGCCCTCATCGAGGAGATGCGCGCCTCCCACGAGGCCCTGATGCGGGTTCTCTGGGAGGCCCGGGAGCTCGTCTTGGGCCCCATCAACTTCCCGAGGCCGGTGGTGGCCGCGGTGGAGGGGGTGGCGGTGGGGGCAGGGCTGGCCTTGGTCCTGGCCGCGGACGTGGCGGTGGCGGGCAAGGGGGCAAAGCTCCTGGACGGCCACCTGCGCCTGGGGGTGGCGGCGGGGGACCACGCCGTCCTCCTCTGGCCGCTTCTGGTGGGCCTGGCCAAGGCCAAGTACCATCTCCTCCTGAACGAACCCCTCACCGGGGAGGAGGCAGAAAGGCTCGGCCTCGTGGCCCTGGCGGTGGAGGACGGGGAGGTCTACGCCAAGGCCCTGGAGGTGGCCACCCGCCTGGCCGAAGGCCCCAAGGAGGCCTTAAGCCTCACCAAGCACGCCCTGAACGGATGGCTCCGCACCTTCGTGCCCCACTTTGAGGTGTCCTTGGCCCTGGAGTTTCTGGGGTTTTCCGGTAAAGAGCTGGAGGAGGGCCTGAAGGCCCTCAAGGAAAAGCGTCCGCCCAAGTTCCCATGA
- a CDS encoding pseudouridine synthase, producing MIRLQAFLARAGVGSRRKAEGLILEGRVRVNGALARLGQKVGPGDLVEVDGKRVEPPKERVVLALHKPKGYTTTRHDPYAQKTVFDLLPPIPGLHPIGRLDRDSEGLLLFTNDGALTFRLTHPRHGVKKVYRVWTEGGSLPEAVCRKLVQGVELEDGPARALFCRPAPGGAFLALAEGRKREVRRMLRAVGYPVRRLLRVRVGPIRLGDLPPGRWRRLSEEEVAALLRESGLE from the coding sequence ATGATACGCCTGCAAGCCTTCCTGGCCCGGGCCGGGGTGGGAAGCCGCAGGAAGGCGGAAGGCCTCATCCTCGAGGGCCGGGTGCGGGTGAACGGGGCCCTGGCCCGCCTGGGGCAGAAGGTGGGACCGGGGGACCTGGTGGAGGTGGACGGGAAACGGGTGGAACCCCCGAAGGAGCGGGTGGTCCTGGCCCTCCACAAGCCCAAAGGCTACACCACCACCCGCCATGACCCCTATGCCCAAAAGACGGTTTTCGACCTCCTCCCCCCTATTCCCGGCCTCCACCCCATAGGCCGCCTGGACCGGGACTCGGAGGGGCTCCTCCTCTTCACCAACGACGGGGCGCTTACCTTCCGCCTCACCCACCCCCGGCACGGGGTCAAGAAGGTCTACCGGGTCTGGACCGAGGGGGGCAGCCTGCCGGAGGCCGTCTGCCGGAAGCTCGTGCAGGGGGTGGAGCTGGAAGACGGCCCTGCCCGGGCCCTTTTCTGCCGCCCCGCCCCCGGGGGGGCCTTCCTCGCCCTGGCCGAGGGGAGGAAGCGGGAGGTGCGGCGGATGCTCCGGGCGGTGGGCTACCCGGTGCGGCGCCTCCTTCGGGTCCGGGTGGGCCCCATCCGCCTGGGGGATCTGCCCCCAGGGAGGTGGCGCAGGCTCTCCGAGGAGGAGGTGGCGGCTCTCTTGCGGGAAAGCGGGCTAGAATGA
- the hpt gene encoding hypoxanthine phosphoribosyltransferase produces MKGMFAAGNGPVQISAEAIAKRVQELGAQIARDYQGKTPHLVCVLNGAFVFTADLVRAIPLPLTLDFIAISSYGNAYRSSGEVELIKDLRLPIHGRDVIVVEDIVDTGLTLAYLLDYLEARKPASIRVAALLSKPARRQVEVPIHYLGFEIEDAYVYGYGLDRAQFDRNLPFITSLRPEEE; encoded by the coding sequence ATGAAGGGCATGTTCGCCGCGGGGAACGGACCCGTGCAGATCAGCGCCGAGGCCATCGCCAAACGGGTACAGGAGCTGGGAGCCCAGATCGCCCGGGACTATCAGGGCAAGACCCCCCATCTGGTCTGCGTGCTGAACGGGGCCTTCGTCTTTACCGCGGACCTGGTGCGGGCCATCCCCCTGCCCCTTACCCTGGACTTCATCGCCATCAGCTCCTACGGGAACGCCTACCGCTCTAGCGGCGAGGTGGAGCTCATCAAGGACCTCAGGCTTCCCATCCACGGTCGGGACGTGATCGTGGTGGAGGACATCGTGGACACCGGGCTCACCCTCGCCTACCTCCTGGACTACCTCGAGGCCCGGAAGCCCGCCTCCATCCGGGTGGCCGCCCTCCTCTCCAAGCCCGCCCGCCGCCAGGTGGAGGTGCCCATCCACTACCTGGGCTTTGAGATCGAGGACGCCTACGTCTACGGCTACGGCCTGGACCGGGCCCAGTTCGACCGCAACCTGCCCTTCATCACCTCCCTCCGCCCGGAGGAAGAGTGA
- a CDS encoding queuosine precursor transporter encodes MRYLDLLTALFATVLLTSNLASTKVVALGPFTFDGGTLLFPLAYILGDVLTEVYGYRKSRRVIWIGFLTLLLATLTFQMVAALPAPEGTEAYGEAFTLLLGLAPRIVLGSLLAYLVGEFANAYLLAKLKVRTEGRHFWFRALLSTLVGQGLDTAIFLLVAFYGVWPGELLLAVFVSNYLFKVGVEVLLLPLTYKAVGFLKRTEGVDVYDRDTDFNPFRLA; translated from the coding sequence GTGAGGTACCTGGACCTCCTCACCGCCCTCTTCGCCACCGTCCTCCTCACCTCCAACCTCGCCTCCACCAAGGTGGTGGCCCTGGGGCCTTTCACCTTCGATGGGGGCACCCTCCTCTTCCCTCTGGCCTACATCCTCGGAGACGTGCTCACCGAGGTTTACGGCTACCGGAAAAGCCGCCGGGTCATCTGGATTGGCTTCCTCACCCTCCTCCTCGCCACCCTCACTTTCCAAATGGTGGCTGCCCTCCCCGCTCCCGAGGGGACGGAGGCCTACGGGGAGGCCTTCACCCTCCTCCTGGGCCTTGCCCCCAGGATCGTCCTGGGGAGCCTCCTGGCCTACCTGGTGGGGGAGTTCGCCAACGCCTACCTGCTGGCCAAGCTCAAGGTGCGGACCGAAGGGCGCCACTTCTGGTTCCGGGCCCTCCTCTCCACCCTGGTGGGCCAGGGTCTGGACACGGCCATCTTCCTCCTGGTGGCCTTCTATGGGGTCTGGCCGGGGGAGCTGCTCCTGGCCGTCTTCGTCTCCAACTACCTCTTCAAGGTGGGGGTGGAGGTCCTGCTGCTTCCCTTGACCTACAAGGCGGTGGGGTTCCTCAAGCGGACCGAAGGGGTGGACGTCTACGACCGGGACACGGACTTCAACCCCTTCCGCCTGGCGTAA
- a CDS encoding adenylosuccinate synthase, producing MPGVAIIGAQWGDEGKGKVVDALAQEADYVIRYQGGANAGHTVVAEGRVFKLNLLPSGVIHPHAVNVLGDGMVIDPFRFQEELSALEKEGFKPQVLVSERAHLVLPHHKHVESRHNFVGTTGRGIGPAYSDRARRVGIRAGDLLKEEVLRERVRRLLLEKPNSTREAGWDTEEKAMADLYRMREILAPFVADTGSLLREALKRGKRLLFEGAQATLLDLNYGTYPYVTSSHPTVGGILVGTGLNHKAITKVYGVAKAYATRVGEGPFPTELQGELAHYLRERGGEYGTTTGRPRRVGWLDLVALKYACEVNGFDGLALTKLDVLSGLDRIKVAVEYLDGARPGEASPEAVRYLELPGWGELSGVRSREDLPASLRRYLELIEEYTGVPVVLFSTSPRREDTFGAVSWV from the coding sequence ATGCCGGGAGTCGCCATCATCGGGGCGCAGTGGGGGGACGAGGGCAAGGGCAAGGTGGTGGACGCCCTGGCCCAGGAAGCCGACTATGTGATCCGCTACCAGGGCGGGGCCAACGCTGGCCACACGGTGGTGGCGGAGGGGCGGGTTTTCAAGCTGAACCTCCTGCCCTCGGGGGTTATCCATCCCCATGCGGTGAACGTGCTGGGGGACGGGATGGTCATCGACCCCTTCCGCTTCCAGGAGGAGCTTTCCGCCCTGGAAAAGGAAGGCTTCAAGCCCCAGGTCCTGGTCTCGGAAAGGGCCCACCTGGTCCTCCCCCACCACAAGCACGTGGAAAGCCGCCACAACTTCGTGGGCACCACTGGCCGGGGCATCGGCCCCGCCTATTCCGACCGGGCCAGGAGGGTGGGGATCCGGGCTGGGGACCTCCTAAAGGAAGAGGTGTTAAGGGAACGGGTGCGCCGCCTTCTCTTGGAAAAGCCCAACTCCACCCGGGAAGCGGGCTGGGACACGGAGGAAAAGGCCATGGCCGACCTCTATCGGATGCGGGAGATCCTGGCCCCCTTTGTGGCGGACACCGGAAGCCTCTTGCGGGAAGCCCTCAAGCGAGGCAAGCGGCTTCTCTTTGAGGGGGCCCAGGCCACCCTGTTGGACCTCAACTACGGCACCTACCCCTACGTGACCAGCTCCCACCCCACGGTGGGGGGCATCCTGGTGGGCACGGGGCTAAACCACAAGGCCATCACCAAGGTCTACGGGGTGGCCAAGGCCTACGCCACGAGGGTGGGGGAGGGTCCCTTCCCCACGGAGCTCCAAGGGGAGCTGGCCCATTATTTAAGGGAAAGGGGCGGGGAGTACGGCACCACCACGGGCCGGCCCAGGCGGGTGGGCTGGCTGGACCTGGTAGCCCTCAAGTACGCCTGTGAGGTGAACGGGTTTGACGGCCTGGCCCTCACCAAGCTGGACGTGCTCTCCGGGTTGGACAGGATTAAGGTGGCGGTGGAATACCTGGATGGGGCCCGGCCCGGAGAGGCGAGCCCCGAGGCCGTGCGCTACCTGGAGCTTCCGGGCTGGGGGGAGCTTTCTGGGGTGCGAAGCCGGGAGGACCTTCCCGCATCCCTAAGGCGCTACCTGGAGCTCATCGAGGAATACACCGGGGTGCCCGTGGTCCTCTTCTCCACCAGCCCCAGGCGGGAGGACACCTTCGGGGCGGTGAGCTGGGTGTAG
- the trpD gene encoding anthranilate phosphoribosyltransferase translates to MDALKRALLGEVLGEEEAHGLMRAMMAGELSPVQVAGVLTALALRGETPQEIAAMARAMREAARPLPVGRRPLLDIVGTGGDHQGLLNLSTLGALVAAGGGVAVAKHGNRAASSRAGSADLLEALGVDLEAPPERVGEAIEALGFGFLFARLFHPAMRHVAPVRAELGIRTVFNLLGPLTNPAGADRYVLGVFSPRWLAPMAEALARLGAGGLVVHGEGADELVLGENQVVEVGRGAYALTPEEVGLPRLPLEALKGGPPQENAQLAKAILQGKERGPHAQGVALAAGAGFYAAGKVATLGEGVRLAREVLASGEAYLLLERYVAFLRGR, encoded by the coding sequence ATGGACGCGCTGAAGCGGGCGCTTTTGGGCGAGGTGCTCGGCGAGGAGGAGGCCCATGGCCTCATGCGGGCCATGATGGCCGGGGAGCTTTCCCCCGTGCAGGTGGCGGGGGTGCTCACCGCCCTGGCCCTGAGGGGGGAGACCCCCCAGGAGATCGCCGCCATGGCAAGGGCCATGCGGGAGGCGGCGAGGCCCTTGCCGGTGGGAAGGCGGCCCCTTTTGGACATCGTGGGCACGGGGGGGGACCACCAGGGGCTTTTGAACCTCTCCACCCTGGGGGCGCTGGTGGCGGCGGGGGGGGGGGTGGCGGTGGCCAAGCACGGGAACCGGGCGGCAAGCTCAAGAGCGGGCTCGGCGGACCTCCTCGAGGCCCTGGGGGTGGACCTGGAAGCCCCGCCCGAAAGGGTGGGGGAGGCCATCGAAGCGCTGGGCTTCGGCTTTCTCTTCGCCCGCCTCTTCCACCCCGCCATGCGCCACGTGGCCCCGGTGCGGGCGGAGCTTGGCATCCGCACCGTCTTCAACCTCTTAGGCCCCCTCACCAACCCCGCGGGGGCGGACCGGTACGTGCTGGGGGTTTTTAGCCCCAGGTGGCTTGCCCCCATGGCCGAGGCCTTGGCGCGCCTGGGGGCAGGGGGCCTGGTGGTCCACGGGGAGGGGGCGGACGAGCTGGTCCTGGGGGAGAACCAGGTGGTGGAGGTGGGGCGGGGGGCCTATGCCCTCACCCCCGAGGAGGTGGGCCTTCCCCGCTTGCCCCTCGAGGCCCTAAAGGGCGGCCCCCCCCAGGAGAACGCCCAGCTGGCCAAGGCCATTCTGCAGGGGAAGGAAAGGGGCCCCCACGCCCAAGGGGTGGCCCTGGCGGCGGGGGCGGGCTTCTACGCGGCGGGCAAGGTGGCCACCTTGGGGGAGGGGGTGCGCCTGGCCCGGGAGGTCCTGGCCTCGGGGGAGGCGTACCTGCTCCTGGAGCGCTACGTGGCCTTCTTAAGGGGCCGATAA
- a CDS encoding anthranilate synthase component II, translated as MRVLVIDNYDSFTYNLVQYLGELGAGPIVWRNDRFALEEVAALDPDRILISPGPCTPLEAGLSLPLIGRYAPRYPILGVCLGHQAIGMAFGGKVVPAPIVMHGKVSAIHHDGTGLFRGLPSPFPATRYHSLVVEAVPEDLLVNAWVEEAGGRTVMGFRHRHYPTHGVQFHPESYLTEAGKRILKNFLEDPWTR; from the coding sequence ATGAGGGTGCTGGTGATCGACAACTACGACAGCTTCACCTACAACCTGGTGCAGTACCTGGGTGAGCTTGGGGCAGGCCCCATCGTGTGGCGGAACGACCGCTTTGCCCTGGAGGAGGTGGCGGCCTTGGACCCGGACCGCATCCTCATCAGCCCGGGTCCCTGCACCCCCCTGGAGGCGGGGCTTTCCCTACCCCTGATCGGCCGCTACGCCCCCCGCTACCCCATCCTGGGGGTCTGCCTGGGGCACCAGGCCATCGGCATGGCCTTCGGGGGGAAGGTGGTGCCCGCCCCCATCGTGATGCACGGCAAGGTGAGCGCCATCCACCACGACGGCACCGGCCTCTTCCGGGGCCTCCCGAGCCCCTTTCCCGCCACCCGCTACCACTCCCTGGTGGTGGAGGCGGTGCCGGAAGACCTCCTGGTGAACGCCTGGGTGGAAGAGGCGGGGGGGCGGACGGTGATGGGCTTCCGCCACCGCCACTACCCCACCCACGGGGTGCAGTTCCACCCGGAAAGCTACCTGACGGAAGCGGGTAAGCGCATCCTCAAAAACTTCCTGGAGGACCCATGGACGCGCTGA
- the trpE gene encoding anthranilate synthase component I, protein METLRPFRKTRLADLETPVTAYLKLSEKAPVSFLLESVERGRQSRFSIVGVGARRTFRLKDGTFTVNGERVDAQDPLRTLYGMVHAPLERPPDLPPFFGGVVGYAAYDLIRHYERLPALKPDDLGLPDLLFVEPEVVAVFDHLKSLLHLVAPGTDPEEAEARLLWAEKKLKGPLPGVPGERPGGRARFEPDMGREEYLRAVERALEYIQAGDIFQVVLSLRLSSPLTVHPFALYRALRSVNPSPYMGYLDLGEAVLVSASPESLLRSDGRKVVTRPIAGTRPRGKDEEEDQRFAEELLRDEKERAEHVMLLDLSRNDIGRVSAFGTVRVLEPLHVEGYSHVMHLVSTVEGVLAGDKTPLDALASVLPMGTVSGAPKIRAMEIIEELEPHRRGPYGGSFGYLAYDGAMDVALTLRTFVIAGGRMHVQAGAGIVADSVPEREYEECWNKARALLRAVEMAEEGL, encoded by the coding sequence ATGGAGACCCTAAGGCCCTTCCGCAAGACCCGGCTCGCCGACCTGGAAACCCCGGTGACCGCCTACCTGAAGCTTTCGGAAAAGGCCCCGGTGAGCTTCCTTCTGGAGTCGGTGGAGCGGGGCAGGCAGAGCCGCTTCTCCATCGTGGGGGTGGGGGCCCGGCGCACCTTCCGCCTCAAGGATGGGACCTTCACGGTGAACGGGGAGCGGGTGGACGCGCAAGACCCCTTGCGCACCCTCTACGGGATGGTCCACGCCCCCCTGGAGCGCCCCCCCGACCTTCCCCCCTTCTTCGGCGGGGTGGTGGGGTACGCCGCCTACGACCTCATCCGCCACTACGAGCGCCTGCCCGCCCTGAAGCCCGACGACCTGGGCCTCCCCGACCTCCTCTTCGTGGAGCCCGAGGTGGTGGCGGTCTTCGACCACCTGAAAAGCCTCCTCCACCTGGTGGCCCCGGGGACGGACCCGGAGGAGGCCGAGGCCCGGCTCCTTTGGGCCGAGAAGAAGCTTAAAGGCCCGCTTCCCGGGGTGCCGGGGGAGCGGCCGGGGGGAAGGGCCCGCTTTGAGCCCGACATGGGCCGGGAGGAGTACCTAAGGGCGGTGGAAAGGGCCTTGGAGTACATCCAGGCCGGGGACATCTTCCAGGTGGTCCTCTCCTTACGGCTTTCCTCCCCTCTTACCGTGCACCCCTTTGCCCTATACCGGGCCCTTAGGAGCGTGAACCCGAGCCCCTACATGGGCTATTTGGACCTGGGGGAGGCGGTCTTGGTTTCGGCGAGCCCCGAAAGCCTTCTCCGCTCCGATGGCCGCAAGGTGGTCACCCGGCCCATCGCCGGCACAAGGCCCCGGGGAAAGGACGAGGAGGAGGACCAAAGGTTTGCGGAGGAGCTCCTACGGGATGAGAAGGAACGGGCGGAGCACGTGATGCTCCTGGACCTTTCCCGCAACGACATCGGCCGGGTTTCCGCCTTCGGCACGGTGCGCGTTCTGGAGCCCCTGCATGTGGAGGGGTACTCCCACGTGATGCACCTGGTGTCCACGGTGGAAGGGGTATTGGCGGGGGACAAGACCCCCCTGGACGCCCTGGCCAGCGTCCTCCCCATGGGCACGGTCTCGGGGGCCCCCAAGATAAGGGCCATGGAGATCATCGAGGAGCTGGAGCCCCACCGCCGGGGGCCCTACGGGGGAAGCTTTGGGTATCTGGCCTATGACGGGGCCATGGACGTGGCCCTCACCTTGCGCACCTTCGTGATCGCGGGCGGCCGGATGCACGTGCAGGCGGGGGCGGGCATCGTGGCGGACTCGGTGCCGGAAAGGGAGTACGAGGAGTGCTGGAACAAGGCGAGGGCCCTCCTGAGGGCGGTGGAGATGGCGGAGGAGGGGCTATGA
- a CDS encoding CBS domain-containing protein, whose translation MTVRQVLLRKGSQVYAVPPKATVLEALQKLAQHDVGALLVMEGEALVGIFSERDYARRLVLLGRFSKDTRVEEVMTPNPITIGPEADLAEVMRLMTERRIRHLPVVEEGKVVGVISIGDVVKAVITEQEVLIEGLTRYVTENR comes from the coding sequence ATGACCGTTCGCCAGGTGTTGCTCCGCAAGGGGAGCCAGGTGTACGCCGTTCCCCCCAAGGCCACGGTTTTGGAAGCCTTGCAGAAACTGGCCCAGCACGATGTGGGGGCCCTTCTGGTCATGGAGGGCGAGGCCCTGGTGGGCATCTTCTCCGAGCGGGACTACGCCCGCAGGTTGGTCCTCCTGGGGCGCTTTTCCAAGGACACCCGGGTGGAGGAGGTCATGACCCCCAACCCCATCACCATCGGGCCGGAGGCGGACCTCGCCGAGGTCATGCGCCTCATGACCGAGCGGCGCATCCGCCACCTCCCGGTGGTGGAGGAGGGGAAGGTGGTGGGGGTCATCTCCATCGGGGACGTGGTCAAGGCGGTCATCACGGAGCAGGAGGTGCTCATCGAGGGCCTCACCCGGTACGTGACGGAAAACCGCTAG
- a CDS encoding universal stress protein: MRILLATDGSFQARGAEVLAEWLGYKLSAKLVVLFVRDARLIRVPELLDFGALTIPVPTYREELEKALAAKGEAILERLGKTAREVGLEVEALAETGLPHEVILRHARSADLLVLGRSGETHGASFLGLGSTADRVLRASPVPVLVAPVDYVELAGAILGYNASESAVRALHTLAALAKPLGLLVRVVSVHEDPHQAGAWAQEAETYLKDQGVRGEALVLSGDPAEHLLALQGPSDLLALGAPVRRLVLGSTAEHVLRHAVGPVLTVR; encoded by the coding sequence ATGAGGATTCTCCTGGCCACGGACGGCTCCTTCCAGGCAAGGGGGGCGGAGGTGCTGGCGGAGTGGCTTGGCTACAAGCTCTCCGCCAAGCTGGTGGTCCTCTTCGTTCGCGACGCGCGCCTCATCCGGGTGCCGGAGCTTTTGGACTTCGGGGCCCTCACCATCCCCGTTCCCACCTACCGGGAGGAGCTGGAAAAGGCCCTGGCCGCTAAGGGGGAGGCCATCCTGGAGCGGCTCGGGAAGACAGCCCGGGAGGTGGGCCTCGAGGTGGAAGCCCTGGCGGAGACCGGCCTCCCCCACGAGGTCATCCTGCGCCACGCCCGCTCCGCCGACCTCCTGGTCCTGGGACGGAGCGGGGAGACCCACGGGGCGAGCTTCCTAGGCCTGGGCAGCACCGCCGACCGGGTCCTCCGGGCCTCCCCCGTCCCGGTGCTGGTGGCCCCGGTGGACTACGTGGAGCTCGCGGGGGCCATCCTGGGGTACAACGCCTCGGAAAGCGCGGTGCGGGCCCTGCACACCCTGGCCGCCTTGGCCAAGCCGCTGGGCCTCCTCGTGCGGGTGGTGAGCGTCCACGAGGATCCGCACCAGGCGGGGGCCTGGGCTCAGGAGGCGGAGACCTACCTGAAGGACCAGGGGGTGAGGGGCGAGGCCCTGGTCCTCTCCGGCGACCCGGCGGAGCACCTCCTGGCCCTCCAGGGCCCCTCCGACCTCCTGGCCCTGGGGGCCCCGGTGCGCCGCTTGGTCCTGGGAAGCACCGCGGAGCACGTGCTGCGCCACGCGGTGGGCCCTGTGCTCACGGTGCGCTGA